GCAGGCGTGCCAGCTGATCAAAAAGACATCATTGAGCAGATTGCTCGTGAGCATGGTTTAATTGACGATTCACACTCTGAACAGCAAAAAAATTCAATGGCATGCGTGGCATTGCCGACATGTCCACTTGCGATGGCTGAAGCAGAGCGTTACCTACCAGAGCTTATCGAGAAAACAGAAGCGATTTTAGCGAAGCATGAAATCCCGAATGACGACATTATTATGCGCGTTGTTGGTTGTCCGAATGGTTGTGGTCGTGCGATGTTGGCTGAGATTGGTTTTGTAGGTAAAGGCCCAGGTAAGTACAACGTTTACCTTGGTGGTAACCGTGAAGGTACGCGCGTACCTAAGCTATATCTAGAAAACGTAGGTGAAGATGTGTACCTACCAGCATTAGACGAATTAATTGGCCAGTGGGCCAAAGAGCGTAACGAAGGCGAGTGTTTTGGTGACTTCGCTATCCGCAAGGAAATCGTTGCCGAAGTGAAAGTTTCTAAAACAGACTTCCACGCTTAAGAAATCATTGAGTTGGCAGGCAAGCCTGCCAACCTAGGAACAAGCATGAGTAATTTTAAACAATTATTAGAGTTAGAAGGCGAAGCGCAAAAAGCGTTACTTGCCGAAGCGAATGCTTTGTTAGAGCCAATGACACCGCAACAGCGTGTGGCATGGGCGCTTGAAAACTTGCCTGATACGGCATTTTTATCTTCAAGCTTTGGTATTCAAGCGGCAGTTATGTTGCACTTGGTTTCAACCGAAAAGTCAGATATTCCAGTGGTATTAACTGATACTGGCTACCTGTTTCCAGAAACGTACCAATTTGTAGATTACTTAACAGAGCGTTTAGACTTAAATTTAAAAGTATATCGTTCACCAATGAGTCCAGCTTGGCAAGAAGCTAAGTACGGTAAACTTTGGGAGCAAGGTCAAGAAGGCATTAAACAATACAACACCTTAAATAAGGTGGAGCCAATGACCCGCGCTATCGAAGAAATTGGTGCAAAAACGTGGTTCAGTGGTTTACGTCGTGATCAGGCATCAAGCCGTGCCGATAAGCAAGTACTTGAGATCAGCCGAGGTACCGTAAAAGTGTACCCGATCATCGAGTGGAGCAATCGCGACGTGTATATGTATTTGACCAAGCATGATCTGCCGTATCACCCACTTTGGGACGAAGGATATGTATCTATGGGCGATGTGCATACTACCCGTAAGTTAGAGCCAGGTATGACAGAAGAAGAAACGCGTTTCTTCGGCCTTAATCGTGAGTGTGGTCTACACATTGACGGTGACGGTATCTAAAAGCTCATATTGAAAAGTTCTTATTTAACCTAAGTTCTGGTTATTTAAATGGCGAATTGTTAGAAACTAGTCTAAACATACAGCCATCAATAATTTTGCCTTGATGTAAATAAAAAGCACAGGTCTCAAAGCCTGTGCTTTTTTATTCCATATTTTCTGTTGACACCAATCAGTCGTAATACTTAAACAATTTGAGGTGCTATAACTGATGCTTGCTGCGTTAAAAGCTTCCCATTTAGAACAACTAAATCATGAAGCTTTTGCCTGGCAATCGCCAAATTTTCTCAGCCTCAAAATTGCTCACTAAATTACACTAATTGGTATAATATCTATAACCAAACTAAAATAACAAAGAGTCGGTACGACGGAGTGTTCTCGTGGGTTATAAAGCATATATGATGATTATGGTGATGCTGATTGGTGTGGCATCATTGTTTGTAATTAAGCGTCCTGACGGTCAACCATATCTGTCTATTGATGCAATTTTCAATAAAGTTGAAAACGATACGCAAAGCTTATTAGATGAATCTAAACGCCATTTAAATGAAGCAGTAGATTACGCTAAACAAGCAACGAGTGATGAAAGCCAAGCTATAAAGCAGCCAACCATTTATAAATGGCAAGACGAAAACGGTAACTGGATTTATTCAGATCAGCCAAATCCAAAAGGCAATAGCCAAACTCACGAACTTGACCCTAGTAAAGTCACCATTATGGCCGCTGAAGACACATCTATTTTATATAAAGATAAACAAGCAGCTGAAAGTGAATCACTGAAAGCCAATTCGATGAATCCGCAAGATGTCAAAGAGCTAATGAAGAATACCAAGAACATTCAAAAGCTAATGGATGATAGACAAAAGCAACTCGATGCCATTACTGAGGGTAAGAAAGAAAAAGGGAATTAGGCTTTGTTGCATAACTTATTTAATTGCAGTTAGCTTTGTTAATATTAGAGTTAGAAAAGCGTACGGACACCAAGCATTGTATTGCAGTTATTGAAAATAGTGACTCCAAGCTTTGTGTGTATGAGGCTGAAGATCTCCGATGGCTAACCTTCGGTGATACCGTGATTCAGGGGTTATGTCTGTTTCTCGCCCTGAGTTGCTCCTCTCGCCTGTGTCTCAAGCTTTTCTTATGTGCTTTTTGCAGATGAAACCTAGTTACTCGATATTAAATTTAGGGCTGGGTATAGGCGCCATTGAAAGAGCGTTTCATTACTTGTGTGATAAGCAATTGATAAACTTATCAGTAATGAAAAGTATCGAATTGAGTCCGACAGTAACAGAGTGCGTACAAAGATTTTTTCATCTACCACTAAGTGACATCGAGATAGCTGATGCACTTAGTTATATCAACACAGTTACCCAGCAATATGATGTGATCTTATTAGATTTCTGTTTTGATAATGCAGACGATGATTTTTTGTTACAAGGTGACTTCCTTAAGCAAGCTTCGAACGTACTTAGTGAGTCGGGAGAGCTACTTTTTAATTATTGTCCATATTCAGAAGCTGCTTTGGTAGAACTTTTAAAGCTTTTGAAGCGTGACTTTATTTCAGTCACTGTGGTTGAGTTTTATGATCTCAAAAATATTGTTATTAAAGCAAGTAAGTCATTGGGCGAGGTTTTTGATGAGGCAGAGTTTGCGATGCACCCTGTTATAAATATGATGTACTCAGAAAAGGGAGCTGGTATTAAGAAAGTTTACTCATTCTGATTTTAGAGAAAATGTAGCTTTTATCTGATAGCAGGAACCGTAAATAAACAATATCATAAAGCTGATGGAATAAGTTAAAAGAGAACCGATGCAATATTCAAGATAAAAGGATATGTAGGGGAGCCTTAAAGTGAGCTGAGAAGGCCTCAGCCCAAGAAGTTATAAATTAGCAACCTTTTCCTGAAGCACAAAAGAAAGGCTGGTCATTTTCACCGACAAACTTTTTTGGCACACCAGAGATATATGCATCATCATCAGATGAGCCATCTAGCGCGAAGCCTGCGGCGATATTGCGAGTAGCATTTAAACCTAGTGTTTTATTTGAAAGTTCTTTCAATTTTTGTTTTTTTAGTTTTAACATAATATTTCCTTTAATGTTTTTTTGTACCTTCACTAGGTAGACTATTGTGATTTTTTATACTTGTCAATTTTTTACATTAGCTCATAACTAATAAGCTGCTTGCTCAAAGTCACCGCTTTTTATGGATGCAGTGACAGTAGCAGAATGCTAATTTTTAGCTTAAGAGAGGTTCAAGTGCTCATTTGTGTAGACGCGAGCACTCCTTGTTTTGTGAGTAAAACTATTTCATTAAAGGCTTTCTTTTACCTTCCAGCGTACCACGCTCATGTTTGCCATTTTCAATAAATAGTACTTCACCATATTTACCGCGTTTTATACTGCTGTCGATGGCAATCACTTTACCTTTAAAGCGGGTTTCTATTTTTTTCTGAGAGGTGTGGCCAACAACGATGTGGTTCACATCGAAATGTTTTAATAATAAATCCAGCTCTTCAGCGGTAGCGCCGTCGTCCTTAAAGTAGCCACGATACCAAATGGGGCCATGGGTTTTATGTAGGTAACGAGCAAAGCCTTCCCTTTTTTTCGGCAGTTCTTTTTCAACAAGATGTGACTTAAAAGTTTTGTTTATGGTGTCTAAAGTAACTTTATCTTCAGCAAGTTGCGGGTGAAAACCACCATGGGCATATAAGTGGTCGTTGATTTTTACCAGTACAGGCTTACTACGCAGCCAACGACCTAAAATGGTATCTTGATTAAATAACTGGTCGAAAGGTGTTTCTAGCAGTTTTTCTGCTTTGACGTATTTAGGGTGCAAATAACGCAAGTCGCCATTTAATACCATGACTTCATGGTTACCTAGCAGTAAGTGAATTTTACCGCCAGCTTGCTCGGCTTGCTTTTCTAGGTCATGAATAAACCAAAGAATTTCAGTTACCTTGTCGCCACGGTCAAAAATATCACCTGTGATAACAAAATGGCCATCACCGAACGCCCACTGGTTTTGCGCGTTAATGATGCCATTATTTTTAAGTAGAGTGAGCATCAGATCATACTGTCCGTGTAAATCACTGAGGGCCGCTACGCGTTTAACACCTTGGAACTCAATCAACTGCTTATCAAAAGTTAGCTGCGAAGTGTTTGCGGTTAAGCCGCAATCAGTAAACCCATAGGGCAGGGAGACCCCTTCAAGGTTGACCTGTTTGCGTTTAACTTGGTCATTACAAATCCAATTGACTGTTAATGCACTGGCATGCACGTCAATGTATGGACCGTCAGAAATGACCTCTTTGCTGGTCGATTCTGCAGCGCTGATTTGTGAAGCAAATATCAGTGAGGCACACAGTGTGATGCGAAAGCGGCTTGTTATCATTATTGTATCCTGTTCAAATTGGCGAGTTGTCAGTTTTCTTTTTAAGGAAGAAGTGCCTTGATCACAGGCTCTTTTAGGTGATCAAGGCTGTTGTTCTAACGCTAAAAATTAAAACTTAATTTCTGCGCCTAAGTAGCCAAAGCGACCCATACCTGTTCCATATCTGCTATAGAAGTTACCACGACCGCCCGGTATAAAGTCACCCTTGTCATCCAGTAGGTTGTTAATACCACCAAACACGCGTAACTCAACGTCAGCTGCCAAGTCTGTATTATATGATACAGATACATCGTGACGCATATAGCTACCATACTTGTGATATGCCAACGCTTCAGGGCTAGCGATACAGCCATTGTCTTCATCAGTTGATGCACAGCGCTCAGCATTTCGCTCTAGTGCTGCGGTGTACTCTCGCTCACGGCTTAGGCTATCAGTGAACGAGCCCAAGTATTTAATCGCGTAGCGTACACGCCACTCATCTAAACGCCAAGCTACAGAAGCTGATAACTTGTCTTTAGAACTACCATAGCCTGCATAATCATCGGTCTCAAGGCCGTCTAAACCAAGGTAAGTGGTTGAGCTTTCAAGAATGTGGTTATAGTCTGCTTTAAAAGATAGGCGACCTAAGCTTTCAAAGTCGTATTTGTATTCGATAGCGACATCGATACCACGGCTGCTGACTTCGTCTAAGTTATCTTCACGTTGAACAATTTCGGTAATGTTACCCTCATCATCACGGCTGATTTCATTACAGAATGGATTGCTACTGCCAAATGCGGCACTTGAATCGTAACACTCTTGTAAGATGCGCTCATTAGAGATCACTGAGATAGCACCTTCAATGGCAATATCATAATAATCAACGGCAATTTGCAAGTCTTCAATGGCACTTGGCGCCATAGTAAAGCCAAATGTAAAGGTGTCAGCCGTTTCTTCTCTTAGATTAGCATTACCCGCATTCGGTGAATATTTACTACCTGAGCTTGGGTCGAATTCAAAGTCTGGATCTTCAGCCAGTAAAGCCACGAACACAGGATCTTGACGACATTTATCATGCCCCGCATTGGTCGAAGTTGCCGTTAAGCCCTCACAAATATCAGTAAAGCTATCGTAGTCACCGCGAGCAGGAGACATCAGTTCAGTGATAGTTGGAGCACGTTGCGCACGGGCAAAGTTAGTACGGATAGTAAGATCATCAATAGGTTGCCATAAAACGCCTAACTTATAGCTTGGCACTGTGCCTACGGCATCTATGCTGTATTTTGCTAAACGTAGCGAGGTTTCGAGAGAAAGGTTTTTCGCTAGTGGTGCGTCTTTAAGTAGTGGCACATCAAATTCAGCAAAGCTTTCATAGACGTCGATAGAACCTTCGAATTGTGGCACAACGTTAAAGGTAATACCGCCTTCGCGCATTCCAATGCTGGTTTGTAAATCTTGCTTATCTTTACGGTATTCACCACCAAATACCGCCGACACGGCACCGGCTGGTAGCTCGAACAGCTCACCGGTCATGTAACCAACAATGTTGGTTTGATCAATATAGGTATTAATTTCAGGATTAACGCGTATCCAGTCAGCCATTTCTGGGGTGATAGAGCCTTCACCAAACAGATTGATTGGGACACAGCCTGCTGCACGTGCTGCTTCGTCCTTACATTGAATAGTGCCATCGACGAGTTTTTCAGCATTTAGGGCATGACTTAGTTTACGCACATCGAGTTCGTTGTAGCGCAATTGCTCTTGGTGGAATTTACCTAGACCGACTGAAATATCCCAATCCCACTCTCCGTCGAATGCAGTGCCTTGCAAACCTGCCCATGAGCGAATGGTGGTACGTGTGTTATCGGTGGCAATATTACCCACTTCATTGAAGCGTCGGTCCCAATAGATACGATCTTTGTATGGTTCGCTATCAAGAATAGCTTGTGGAACAAAAGGGTTATCGATTGGGATATAACCAGGTTTAATTCGACCTAAGCGCTCACCTGTTTCTGGGTTATAAACGGTTTGGCTTGCACCTTCATACTCATCTTCTGGTGACTTGTCGTTAAATGATTCATCGATACTGAGTTGCACCTGACCATAAAAGCTCACGTCATCGGTTAGCTCATAATCAACTTTACCTGCGATAGAAAAACTGTCATTTGGTACT
The Pseudoalteromonas phenolica genome window above contains:
- a CDS encoding metallophosphoesterase, with the translated sequence MITSRFRITLCASLIFASQISAAESTSKEVISDGPYIDVHASALTVNWICNDQVKRKQVNLEGVSLPYGFTDCGLTANTSQLTFDKQLIEFQGVKRVAALSDLHGQYDLMLTLLKNNGIINAQNQWAFGDGHFVITGDIFDRGDKVTEILWFIHDLEKQAEQAGGKIHLLLGNHEVMVLNGDLRYLHPKYVKAEKLLETPFDQLFNQDTILGRWLRSKPVLVKINDHLYAHGGFHPQLAEDKVTLDTINKTFKSHLVEKELPKKREGFARYLHKTHGPIWYRGYFKDDGATAEELDLLLKHFDVNHIVVGHTSQKKIETRFKGKVIAIDSSIKRGKYGEVLFIENGKHERGTLEGKRKPLMK
- a CDS encoding TonB-dependent receptor plug domain-containing protein, yielding MNKKQLCVAVQAALFGAVFSTNAQQNDLDAVKVKQNQTTIEQEEEKVEKIVVTGSRIKRDSFSVATPLVTMNKDAISDTGLGSLSEILVDNIPSIDASISNTTSQSSVASTGISSISLRGLGSDRTLTLIDGRRVVSNSYSGNVVSLSTIPSGMVQRIEVISGGASATYGADAVAGVVNIITQTDKEGATFKARTGESFDGGGKEFTLDFDFGSTFDDGRGYAFVSANWDRQFGMSFFDRERAQIEDAYRYSESEMCNQMQTATGYQCMRDITQADWVSKSDGLPGGVFLENSKNDKQFWYDGQTLRDDWKDNEEIYGINTQQYVMLKVPNDSFSIAGKVDYELTDDVSFYGQVQLSIDESFNDKSPEDEYEGASQTVYNPETGERLGRIKPGYIPIDNPFVPQAILDSEPYKDRIYWDRRFNEVGNIATDNTRTTIRSWAGLQGTAFDGEWDWDISVGLGKFHQEQLRYNELDVRKLSHALNAEKLVDGTIQCKDEAARAAGCVPINLFGEGSITPEMADWIRVNPEINTYIDQTNIVGYMTGELFELPAGAVSAVFGGEYRKDKQDLQTSIGMREGGITFNVVPQFEGSIDVYESFAEFDVPLLKDAPLAKNLSLETSLRLAKYSIDAVGTVPSYKLGVLWQPIDDLTIRTNFARAQRAPTITELMSPARGDYDSFTDICEGLTATSTNAGHDKCRQDPVFVALLAEDPDFEFDPSSGSKYSPNAGNANLREETADTFTFGFTMAPSAIEDLQIAVDYYDIAIEGAISVISNERILQECYDSSAAFGSSNPFCNEISRDDEGNITEIVQREDNLDEVSSRGIDVAIEYKYDFESLGRLSFKADYNHILESSTTYLGLDGLETDDYAGYGSSKDKLSASVAWRLDEWRVRYAIKYLGSFTDSLSREREYTAALERNAERCASTDEDNGCIASPEALAYHKYGSYMRHDVSVSYNTDLAADVELRVFGGINNLLDDKGDFIPGGRGNFYSRYGTGMGRFGYLGAEIKF
- a CDS encoding phosphoadenylyl-sulfate reductase; amino-acid sequence: MSNFKQLLELEGEAQKALLAEANALLEPMTPQQRVAWALENLPDTAFLSSSFGIQAAVMLHLVSTEKSDIPVVLTDTGYLFPETYQFVDYLTERLDLNLKVYRSPMSPAWQEAKYGKLWEQGQEGIKQYNTLNKVEPMTRAIEEIGAKTWFSGLRRDQASSRADKQVLEISRGTVKVYPIIEWSNRDVYMYLTKHDLPYHPLWDEGYVSMGDVHTTRKLEPGMTEEETRFFGLNRECGLHIDGDGI
- a CDS encoding DUF4124 domain-containing protein, which produces MGYKAYMMIMVMLIGVASLFVIKRPDGQPYLSIDAIFNKVENDTQSLLDESKRHLNEAVDYAKQATSDESQAIKQPTIYKWQDENGNWIYSDQPNPKGNSQTHELDPSKVTIMAAEDTSILYKDKQAAESESLKANSMNPQDVKELMKNTKNIQKLMDDRQKQLDAITEGKKEKGN